The following proteins are encoded in a genomic region of Paenibacillus sp. FSL H3-0469:
- a CDS encoding metalloregulator ArsR/SmtB family transcription factor produces the protein MQLEKIVAYHKALSDPTRLRILLLLSRGEVHGHALAEKLNLSQPTVTHHAAKLREAALIQERRDKNTVYFKLNPEFIQSGSEASLKFIFAKGVEEMEEESPEHSLKESVLRNFFAKDGRLRQIPAQYKKKLIALQYMVEKLEPGTVYSEKEINEFIKPFHDDYATIRREFIMHQFMYRENDKYELNPPELWTHWENVK, from the coding sequence TTGCAATTAGAGAAAATTGTCGCCTATCACAAAGCCTTATCCGATCCGACCCGGCTGCGTATACTGCTGCTCCTCTCCCGGGGCGAGGTTCACGGTCATGCCTTGGCCGAGAAGCTGAATCTCTCGCAGCCTACCGTGACCCACCATGCCGCCAAGCTGCGCGAAGCCGCTCTCATTCAGGAGCGCAGAGACAAGAATACCGTATATTTTAAGCTGAATCCCGAGTTTATCCAGTCAGGCTCCGAGGCTTCGCTGAAATTTATTTTTGCAAAGGGGGTGGAGGAGATGGAGGAAGAGTCGCCTGAACACAGTCTGAAGGAGTCGGTGCTCCGTAATTTTTTTGCCAAAGACGGACGCCTGCGCCAGATTCCCGCACAATACAAGAAGAAATTAATCGCGCTGCAATATATGGTGGAGAAGCTCGAACCCGGCACAGTCTATTCGGAGAAAGAGATCAACGAGTTCATTAAGCCGTTCCATGATGATTATGCCACAATCCGCCGCGAGTTCATTATGCACCAGTTCATGTACCGGGAGAATGATAAGTACGAGCTCAACCCGCCCGAACTCTGGACTCACTGGGAAAATGTCAAATAA